In Lapillicoccus jejuensis, the DNA window ACGCGCTGCCGGCTGAGGGTTTCCGACGCGACGCGCTGCCCTGGGACGCAGCGTTCCTGGCCGCCAAAGCCTTCGCCGACGACCGACGGCGCGGAGGCATCCGCACCTCCACGCTCCCTGATTTCCTCATCGGTGCCCACGCAGCGGTGCGAGGGTTCACCCTGCTGACGCGGGACGTCGCCCGGTATCGGACGTCCTACCCCACGGTGGCGCTGATAGCGCCGCGCGCGGAAGGTCGATCCTCGTCCTGACTGCGTGACAGAGTGACGCCATGGTGACCTTCGCGCTCGACGACGAGCAGCGGGCCTGGCAGCAGACGGCGCGCGACTTCCTCGAGAAGGAGGTCGTGCCGTTCCGCGCCGAGTGGGACCGGCGTGAGTCGGTCGACACCGCCGTCATCCCGAAGATGGGGGAGGTCGGCTTCTTCGGCCTCACCGTCCCCGAGGAGTACGGCGGTCTCGGCGGCGACTACGTGTCCTACGTCCTGGGGATGGAGGAGCTCGGCCGCGCCGACTCCGCCGTCCGCGGCATCGTGTCGGTGTCGATGGGCCTGGTCGGCAAGATCGTCCTCGAGCACGGCAGCGAGGAGCAGAAACAGCGCTGGCTGCCCGGCATCGCCGCCGGCACGACGCTCGGGTGCTTCGGCCTCACCGAGCCCGACCACGGCTCGGACGCCGGCCACCTGCGCACCCGCGCCCGCCGCGACGGCTCGGACTGGGTCATCGACGGGACGAAGATCTTCATCACCAACGGCACCTGGGCCGACGTCGCCCTCGTCTTCGCCCGCACCGGCGAGGACGGCCCCCGCGGCATCTCGGCCTTCCTCGTCCCGACCGACAGCCCCGGCTTCGAGCGGCGCGAGATCACCGGCAAGCTCGGGCTGCGCGGCCAGGCGACGGCCGAGCTGACCTTCACCGGCTGCCGCGTCCCCGCCGACGCGCTGGTCGGCGAGGAGGGCAAGGGCTTCCGCTACGCGATGGCCTCGCTCGACAAGGGGCGCGTCTCCATCGCCGCCAGCTGCGTCGGCCTGGTGCAGGCGGCGCTCGAGGAGTCGGTGCGCTACGCAGGGGAGCGGCGCCAGTTCGGCAAGCCGATCGCGTCGTACCAGCTCGTGCAGGAGCTCATCGCCGACATGTCCGTCGACGCCGACGCGGCGCGGATGCTCGTCTGGCGGGCGGCCGACCTCATCGAGCGCGGCCAGCCGTTCACCGTCGCGGCGAGCAAGGCGAAGTACTTCGCCTCCGAGGCCGCGGTCCGCGCCGCCAACAACGCGATCCAGGTCTTCGGCGGCTACGGCTACGTCGACGACTACCCGGTGCAGAAGCTCATGCGTGACGCCCGGGTGATGACGCTGTACGAAGGCACCTCGCAGATCCAGAAGCTCATCATCGGTCGCGCGGAGACGGGGATCAGCGCGTTCTGACCGTCACGACCGGACGAGGTCGGCGTAGTCCGGGTGCCGCTCGATCCACGCCCTGATGAACGGGCAGAGCGGCACGACGGCGAGCCCGCGGGCCCGGACGTCGTCGAGCGCGCCACGCGCCAGCGCCCCGCCGATCCCCTGGCCCTCGAAGGCGGGATCGACCTCGGTGTGGGTGAAGACGACGGCGTCCGGCTGCAGCCGGTAGGCGGCGAAGCCGGCGAGCCCGCCGCCGAGCAGGGCGTCGTACCGGCTCTGCGCGGGGTCGTCCTGGACGGTGACGTCGGCCATGGGCCGATGCTGCCAGAGGCGGCGTGCGAGGTGTCGCCCGGAGGTCGACAAGAATTTGCCGTCCTCCCGGCGCGGATGGGGCGTTCTCCCAGCGTCCTCGCAGCAGGCCGCGACAGGTTCGACCCGGCCCCGACGGACGGTCGGGCCCCGCCTGCCCGGAGGAGAACCATGTCCCGTCGGTCGTCCTTGTCCGCCCCACGCCGCCTGGCCGCGGCGTCCGCCGCCGTCGCGCTCGGCGTCGGCGCCCTGCTCGCCGGGGGAGGCGCGGTCGCCTCGGCCTCCGCCCCCGCCCGGGCCACCACGGCCACGCCGCCACTGCCGAAGATCGGCCACGTCTGGACGATCATCTTCGAGAACAAGTCGTTCGAGTCGACCTTCACCGGCCTCAACCAGAACGACTACCTGTGGAAGACCCTGCCGTCGTACGGCGAGCTGCTGCGCCAGTACTACGGCACCGGCCACTACTCGCTCGACAACTACATCAGCCTCGTCTCCGGTCAGGCGCCCGCGCCGGCCAACCAGGCCGACTGCCCGCAGTACGTGAACGTCGCGCCCGGCTTCCCCGCGCCCGACGGCCAGACCTACGCCTCCACCGGCTGCGTCTACCCGAAGCAGGTCAAGACGCTCTTCAACCAGCTCGACCAGGTCGGCAAGACCTGGAAGGTCTACGCGCAGGACATGGGCAACGACCCGACCCGCGAGAACCCGTACCAGTGCGGCATCCCCGGCATCCCCGACGGCGCCGGCGTCCCGGACCCGGGCGGCGCGACCCCGACCGACCAGTACGTGCCGAAGCACAACCCGGCCGCGTGGTTCCACTCGATGATCGACTCGCCGCGCGACTGCAAGCGGGTCGTGCCGCTCGACGGCTACGCCGCGACGACCGGGCACGCCGCCATCCCGAGCATCGCCGACGACCTCAAGAGCGTCGACACGACCCCGGCGATGTCGTGGATCACGCCGAACAACTGCTCGGACGCGCACGACGCGACCTGCAAGGGCGACAACCTCTCCGGTGACCCGAACAACCACCAGGGCGGGCTCTACGCGGCCGATCGTTTCCTGGAGAAGTACATCCCGATGATCATGCAGTCCCCGGCCTTCCAGAAGGACGGCATGATCCAGGTCCTCTTCGACGAGGCCTTCCCGCCCTACAAGATGTACGGCAACTCGATCGCCGACGCGGCCTACGCCGGCGACGCGGGGCTCGGCACCGACTCGGCCACCGGCAACCCGGTCCAGGCCGAGGCGAACACCGCCCAGTCCGTCATCGCCTGCTGCAACGAGCTGCCCGGCCCGAACACCACGCAGCCCGGCTTCCAGGCCTTCAACCAGGACACCAC includes these proteins:
- a CDS encoding type II toxin-antitoxin system VapC family toxin, translating into METLVDSNVILDVFTDDRVWGDWSATALAQAADRGPLIINPIIYGEVSTRFVRVEDLDDALPAEGFRRDALPWDAAFLAAKAFADDRRRGGIRTSTLPDFLIGAHAAVRGFTLLTRDVARYRTSYPTVALIAPRAEGRSSS
- a CDS encoding acyl-CoA dehydrogenase family protein, translating into MVTFALDDEQRAWQQTARDFLEKEVVPFRAEWDRRESVDTAVIPKMGEVGFFGLTVPEEYGGLGGDYVSYVLGMEELGRADSAVRGIVSVSMGLVGKIVLEHGSEEQKQRWLPGIAAGTTLGCFGLTEPDHGSDAGHLRTRARRDGSDWVIDGTKIFITNGTWADVALVFARTGEDGPRGISAFLVPTDSPGFERREITGKLGLRGQATAELTFTGCRVPADALVGEEGKGFRYAMASLDKGRVSIAASCVGLVQAALEESVRYAGERRQFGKPIASYQLVQELIADMSVDADAARMLVWRAADLIERGQPFTVAASKAKYFASEAAVRAANNAIQVFGGYGYVDDYPVQKLMRDARVMTLYEGTSQIQKLIIGRAETGISAF
- a CDS encoding GNAT family N-acetyltransferase, with translation MSTSGRHLARRLWQHRPMADVTVQDDPAQSRYDALLGGGLAGFAAYRLQPDAVVFTHTEVDPAFEGQGIGGALARGALDDVRARGLAVVPLCPFIRAWIERHPDYADLVRS
- a CDS encoding alkaline phosphatase family protein — protein: MSRRSSLSAPRRLAAASAAVALGVGALLAGGGAVASASAPARATTATPPLPKIGHVWTIIFENKSFESTFTGLNQNDYLWKTLPSYGELLRQYYGTGHYSLDNYISLVSGQAPAPANQADCPQYVNVAPGFPAPDGQTYASTGCVYPKQVKTLFNQLDQVGKTWKVYAQDMGNDPTRENPYQCGIPGIPDGAGVPDPGGATPTDQYVPKHNPAAWFHSMIDSPRDCKRVVPLDGYAATTGHAAIPSIADDLKSVDTTPAMSWITPNNCSDAHDATCKGDNLSGDPNNHQGGLYAADRFLEKYIPMIMQSPAFQKDGMIQVLFDEAFPPYKMYGNSIADAAYAGDAGLGTDSATGNPVQAEANTAQSVIACCNELPGPNTTQPGFQAFNQDTTPGGGITGAVFISRFITPGSVSDQPYNHYSWLRSMEDLFGVTSGGADGAGHLGYAGQDGLRTFGADVYTNRSGRALQPAPMGSSVYPATATAAEAPSPKVVHAAVPVGSH